A region of the Muricauda sp. MAR_2010_75 genome:
GATTGAAAAATCAATGATTCTGTTGATCATGGACAAGGGTATTGATTCAGTTTATATTCTTACTGGGCGCATTGATGAAAAGCAACGCACGATATTGACGTAACCATGAAAAAGTCACGTCAAAACAGGATAGTTTTATCCTATAAAAACTGGATCATGCCCGAGGGGGCTGTAAAAGAGAAGGTGGAATATCCTTGCCGAGGTCATCAAAATGGGCAAAGAATTCGTCTGGGATTTCTGGCTGGTACGGTTCAAATGCGACAAGCCCAAAATCTATGGTGTGAACGTGGCAACAATGACATTGACAGAAAGGCGAGCAAAGTTCACAATCGTCACCTTGGTCGCCGTCAGAATCGACTACCGAAACAGTTTGGCAATCGTCAGAGGCATTCCCTGAATCACTACAAGGCACCACGTTGAGCGCCAAGAAGTATATTGTTAATATGATTGTCAAAAATTTCACGGGGCAAAGATAAAAAAATCCAAGTGCAACTCTATTGCAAAGAATGGTTCTTAAAAGGAACTCTTTTTGGACCAATAAAAAGTAGTTCCAAACTTCATTATTGGAGTTTTCCCCCTAAAATATCAGGTCATTACTAGAGTATGAAAAAAGTGACAACGGCAACGGCTTTATGCCGTCCCTTGTCCGAGAAATATTTTCCGGGTTTATCTTTGGGCAGTATTGATCGGAATAGGTTCTACACGCCTTTTATTTGGCCATCAGTGCACCTGTACCTACCTGCCTTGGGTCAGGTTTCAAGGGTTGTTTGATGGTCGAGATCACCTCCAGACTGAAATGCCCGAACTCTTCGGTCACCGTTCCATGGCATAGATAGGTCCCCTTTCCATGAATGGGTGTGGATGCCATTGTTTGGGGAAAGTGGACACAGTCAAAAAAATGCCCTTCCAGATCGAGCATGGTGGTAAAGCGCATCGTGTCCCCTTTGGATGTGGTGTTCAGTCGGGTATGCACTAGGGAACCATAGATCCATATCCTTTGGTTGACATGGGCCTCAAAATCACCGGCGGTCAATCGGCTCCTTACCTTGCCGTCCATCAATTCATAATACCCACATAGCGGAAATCCCAAGAGTTCTATTTGGTCATAGGCATCCTCAATAGGATGGGAAGGTAAGTTTGGTAATGTAAAATGCCGGTGGTTGGGT
Encoded here:
- a CDS encoding DUF6660 family protein — translated: MKFLTIILTIYFLALNVVPCSDSGNASDDCQTVSVVDSDGDQGDDCELCSPFCQCHCCHVHTIDFGLVAFEPYQPEIPDEFFAHFDDLGKDIPPSLLQPPRA